From the Syntrophorhabdaceae bacterium genome, one window contains:
- a CDS encoding glycosyltransferase family 39 protein encodes MATPGKRITLITHVAALLLFSFVFFFNGIGSYSLKEPDEGRYGEIPREMVETGDYVVPHLNYARYFEKPPLFYWTVALSYKIFGTDEWALRFPNALSALLCVLGLYFFAGRWFGRQIAFIGAMILMSSMGFFAMAKIVTLDMFFTLWLFLSLMFFYGYYRERKPLFIYLFYAAMGLATLTKGPVAIILLGLTIFAYLVIERDISFLKEMKWVKGLILYLLVTLPWIVAISLREKEFLSFFIVDQNFLRFLTSKHKRTGSVFYFFPVLFAGMLPWSFFIPRSFAALWAKKELRLFFIWIIVVFAFFSVSKSKLPPYILPLFPVLSLVLACFFHEKWSEKSAIAETVACIALFALFASSILLYRNAAFAAYIAAISGEASRFMRDLRGFTLGFSCLSLFVLVLLLRRVYNRLSFLFPLFIVFSSGVAIMLMLNVDTIDRINTMKRFAHLIKARSPAPERIVNYGAFDETLPFYLKGKVTIANYTGELEMGSKYDDAKDIFMSESEFAETFLSPERTVVLLKAKRLKWIGGIPGDKIKVIECSNERCLISNY; translated from the coding sequence ATGGCGACCCCCGGGAAAAGGATAACCCTCATCACTCATGTGGCGGCACTCCTTTTGTTCTCCTTCGTTTTTTTCTTTAACGGCATCGGCTCCTATTCTCTTAAAGAACCCGACGAGGGGCGCTACGGGGAGATACCCCGGGAAATGGTCGAAACCGGGGATTATGTAGTTCCTCATCTCAATTATGCCCGATATTTCGAGAAGCCGCCTCTTTTTTACTGGACCGTGGCCCTTTCCTATAAGATATTCGGGACCGACGAATGGGCCCTCAGGTTCCCTAACGCCCTCTCCGCCCTCCTTTGTGTATTGGGACTCTATTTTTTTGCAGGACGATGGTTCGGAAGGCAGATCGCCTTCATTGGGGCCATGATACTCATGTCCTCCATGGGGTTTTTCGCCATGGCGAAGATAGTGACTCTCGATATGTTCTTTACCCTGTGGCTCTTTCTCTCCCTCATGTTCTTCTACGGATATTATCGTGAGCGAAAGCCTCTCTTCATCTATCTCTTCTATGCAGCCATGGGACTCGCCACCCTCACCAAGGGACCCGTTGCAATCATCCTCCTCGGCCTTACAATCTTCGCCTATCTGGTGATAGAAAGAGACATTTCATTTCTGAAGGAGATGAAATGGGTGAAAGGTTTAATTCTCTACCTGCTCGTGACCCTGCCGTGGATTGTCGCCATATCCTTGAGGGAAAAGGAGTTCCTCTCCTTTTTTATCGTGGACCAGAATTTTCTCCGTTTCCTCACGTCAAAACATAAAAGAACAGGCTCGGTCTTCTACTTCTTCCCCGTCCTTTTCGCCGGCATGCTGCCGTGGTCGTTCTTCATCCCCAGGTCTTTTGCCGCCTTGTGGGCCAAAAAGGAGCTAAGGCTCTTTTTCATATGGATTATAGTGGTCTTCGCCTTTTTCAGCGTCTCCAAATCGAAGCTGCCACCTTATATTCTCCCTCTCTTCCCGGTCCTCTCCCTTGTCCTCGCCTGTTTTTTTCATGAAAAATGGTCGGAAAAAAGCGCCATTGCGGAGACCGTCGCCTGCATCGCCCTTTTCGCCCTCTTCGCTTCTTCGATCCTCTTATACAGGAATGCAGCGTTTGCCGCGTACATCGCCGCCATCTCGGGTGAAGCCTCCCGGTTTATGAGAGATCTCAGGGGCTTTACCCTGGGGTTTTCCTGTCTGTCCCTTTTCGTGCTGGTCCTGCTTCTCAGGAGGGTCTATAACAGGCTTTCCTTTCTTTTCCCTCTATTTATCGTCTTCTCCTCAGGGGTTGCCATTATGCTCATGCTGAATGTGGATACCATTGACAGGATTAATACGATGAAAAGATTCGCCCACCTCATCAAGGCCAGGTCGCCCGCCCCGGAGCGGATCGTCAACTACGGCGCCTTCGATGAGACCCTTCCTTTTTATCTTAAAGGCAAGGTGACTATCGCCAACTATACGGGTGAGCTCGAGATGGGCTCCAAATACGACGACGCCAAGGATATATTCATGTCCGAATCGGAATTTGCAGAGACCTTCCTTTCGCCCGAAAGGACGGTTGTTTTGCTCAAGGCGAAAAGGCTCAAGTGGATCGGGGGTATACCGGGCGACAAAATCAAGGTGATAGAATGC